The genomic stretch CTCGCACCACCGTTCGCCCGGCTCCGGCGGGAAATGGCCGCGGATCACGAACCCTTCACCCTCGAGGGCCAGCAGGGGCGAGGCGATCGCTTCCACCGTGAGTCCTAAGGTTTCCGCTAGCTCACCGGCGGAGATCGGCCCCGCCAGTTCCAAACGACCTCGCACGATCTCCCGCAGGGCCCGCTCCGGTTCGGCCAGGTCATCGTCGAGCAGCGGCAGGGCGTCGATGGCAGGCTCGGCGCGCCCCTCGGGGAACACCGCTTCGAATTCTCCCAGGCGCTCCGCCGCCACCCACAGGGGCCGACCGCGAGGCGGGGTGAAGCAGGTGGCACGACCCGCCGCCATGAGTTCGCCCAGCCAGTGGTCGATACGCATCGCGTGGCCCGGGCTCTCGCGGACGGCGGCGTCCGTCGGCGTCAGGTAGGCGTGCACCAGCAAGGCATCGTGCAACTCTTCGGCGTCGCGCAGACGTGGGGCCCGCTCGCTGGCCACGCGGGCCACGATGGTGGCGTCCAGCTGCGGCGGCACCGCGTTGGCCCCGACCCCACGGGGCCGCGCCGAGACCGCGCGCGTACGCCGCTCCTCCGCCGGGGCGTCGTCGAGGAAGGCGTAGGGCCGGGCCGCCACCACCGCTTGGGCCATGGGCGAGGGCACCGGGGTGTCGCGGGCGACGATCTCGAATTCGCCGTCGAACACCTCGCGCAGCACGCCCTCCAAGCGGGTGATGTCCATGTGCTCGTGCAGGCAGTCGTCGACGGCCTGGGTCACCAGCGGATGATTGGGCACATCGCGGGGACCGGAGAGGTTCTCCAGGCAGGCGAGTTGGTCGGGGAACACGAGAGCGATCAGGTCTTCCGCCTCGTTACGCTGCACCTGGGCGGGCACCCGTCGTCCGTTGCTGGTGCGGCGGATGGCCAGGGCCGTGGTGGCACACCAGCGCCAGCGCGCCGGAAACATCGGCGCATCCAGCAGGGCTTGCACCAGCACCCGGCGCGCCTCGTCGGGGTGCACGTAGCGCACCACCTCGTCGAGGCCGAAGCTGTGCGTTGGCCCCAAGGACAGCACCAGCGATTCCTCCAGCGCGGCAGCCTGCAGTTCGAAATTGAACTTGCGGCAAAAGCGCTTGCGCAGGGCGAGGCCCCAGGCGCGGTTGAGACGCGCGCCCAGCCCCGTGTGCAAGACCAGGTGCATGTCGCCGGAATCATCGAAGAAACGCTCCAACACCAGGCGCTTCGGCGTCGGCAGGGCACCGAGCGCCGCGTGCGTGCCGGCGAGGAATTCGATGAGCTGCTGCGCGGGCGAGGGCTCCAGGGCCCAGCTGGCGCTCGCCTGCTCTACCGCCGCCGCCTCCCCACCGGCCAACAACCACTGCTCGACCTGGGCGCGCAGCTCACCTACGTACTGCGATAGCTCGGCGCTACGGGCGGGCGCCTCACCGAACCAAAAGGGAATACTAGGCGGCGCGCCGAGTGCGTCTTCAACATAGACCTTGCCCTCGACGGAGCGGATCACCCGGTAGGATGCGTTACCGAGCTGGAACACATCACCGGGCACGCTCTCGAAGGCGAAGTCCTCGCCCAGGGTGCCGATGCGAATCTCCTCCGGCAGCAGCATCACGTCGTAGTCGAACTGATCGGGGATGGTGCCGCCATTGGTGAGGGCGAAGAGGCGCGCCCCGCGCCGCGCGCGCAAGACACCGCCCACTGCATCGTGATGCAGGTGCGCACCGCGCCGGCCGCGACGGGTGACGAAACCGCGCCCGAGCATGCGCACCACCGCGTCGAAGTCTTCCCGGCGTACCTCGCGGAAGGGCCAGGCGCTGCGCACGCACGCGTACAGCTCGTCCTCCGTGCAATCCCCCGCCGCCACCTCGGCCACCACCTGCTGGGCGAGCACATCGAGGGGTGGCGCCAGGGGTTCGAGCGCATCGAGCTCCCCTGCTCGCACGGCGTTGAGCAGGGCGACGCTCTCCACCAGCTCGTCGGTGGAGAGCGGAAACAGGCGACCCTTCGGCGTCGCGCGCACGGCGTGGCCGGAACGCCCCACGCGTTGCAGGAAGGTGGCGATGCGCCGGGGCGAGCCGAGCTGGCAGACCAGATCCACCTCACCCACATCGATGCCGAGCTCCAGGGACGCGGTGGCGACGAGGGCCTTGAGTTCGCCGGCCTTCAGGCGCTGCTCCGCGGCGAGGCGCTGCACTCGCGCCAGGCTGCCGTGATGGGACGTGACCGCCTCTTCGCCTAAGCGATCCGCAAGGTGTCGTGCAGCTTGCTCACACAGGCGGCGAGTGTTGACGAAGATGAGGGTGGTGCGATGGGCGTCGATGAGTTCGGCGAGGCGGTCGTAGACCTCCTCGAACACCTCGTTGGCCATGATGGTGGCGAGCGGCGACGGCGGCAGCTCGAGGCCGAGATCCATCGCCCGGGAGTGGCCGGCATCGACGATGGTGCAGGGCTCGTCGCGATCCCCCACCAGATAGCGCGCGACCTCGTCGATCGGCTTCTGGGTGGCGGACAGGCCGATGCGCGTGAACGGCTGCGCCGTGATCCGCGCCAGCCGTTCGAGGCTCACCGCCAGGTGGGCGCCACGCTTGTTCGGCACCAGGGAGTGGATTTCGTCGACGATCACCGTCCGCACCGGTCTCAACAGGCGACGCCCCGCCTCGGCCGTGAGCAGGAGGTACAGGGACTCGGGCGTGGTAACCAGGATGTGCGGCGGCTGGCGGCTCATGCGCTGGCGATCCGCTTGCGGCGTGTCCCCCGTGCGCACGGCGGTGCGAATGCCGACCCCGCCCGCCAGCTCGGCAGCGAGTTGCTCGTCGATCCCCGTGAGCGGGTGCTGCAGGTTCTTGCGCACGTCGTTGGAGAGGGCCTTGAGCGGCGAGACGTAGAGCACTCGGCACTCGTCCGGCAGGCCCAAGGCCAGCGATTCGCGCAGGAGAGCGTCGATGGCGCTCAAAAAGGCCGCCAAGGTCTTGCCCGACCCGGTGGGCGCCGCCACCAGGAGATGGCGACGCTCCGCGCAGCTCAAGGCCTCCCAGGCTTGCGCCTGCACCTGCGTGGGGGGCCCGAGCGCACGCTCGAACCAGGTGGCGACCGCCGGATGAAAGCGCTCCAGTGCCATGACGAGACGACGCTCGAGTCCTGTGCAAATATCCAGTAAGCGAGTGTAGCGCTAGCGGGCGGAAGTGCAATGACCGGAAACTGCCGCCGCACGACGGGTGGGCAAGGGCACCGCCGCTGATGGTACATTGCAGGATCGAGCATCCCGACGCGGGGCGCCGACAGCAGTCCGCTGCCCGTGCGCGGGTGCAGCGCAACGGGAAAAACACGCGAATCCGGCCGACAAGGAGACAGCCCAGATGTCCAGTTCATTCACCGTGATCACGACGGCGAGCCATCACTTCGGCGATCACGAGGGGATGTTCGAGAAGGAAGATCCCACCGCCACCTTCGTGGGCAACGCCCACAGCACCGAGTTCGAGGTGAGTGGTATCGATGCGGGCGCGCAGGCGCTGCTGATGTTCCGCAGCTTCAACGTGAACTTCCGCACCAACGTCCTCGCCATCAACGGCCAGGTGGTCGAGCGTGCCATCGCGCGCAGCGTCGAGCGCGAGTGGAAGACCCAGCTGGTGATTCTGCCCGCCGGCCTGGTCAAGGACGGCACCAACACGATCAGCATCGAGAGCCGCACTCGCACCGGCGAGACCGAAGGCAACCTCGACGACTTCCTGGTCACCGACCTGGTGATCCAGTACCAGGGCGGCTGAGCCTTACCGACTCCCCGAGCGCGGGTTCGCTTCGTTAGAACCCGCGCCTCGTCCCGACCGGGCTGCCTGCCCGCCCCGACGCCTCAGGTCATCGTGACCAGCTCCTCGGACGCCGTCGGGTGGATGGCCACCGTGTCGTCGAAGTCCTTCTTGGTCGCGCCCATGCGCACCGCCACGGCAAACCCCTGCATCATCTCGTCTGCGCCGGGGCCGATCACGTGCACGCCGACCACTTTCTCCTGCTCACCCACCGTGACCAGCTTCATCGCCGTCTTCGGCTTGGTCTCCGTCAGGTGGTTGAACATGGGCGTGAATACGGCCTTGTAAACCTTGACGTTCTCCTCGCCGCAGCGGGCGTGAGCCTCCACCTCGGTCAGGCCCACGGTGCCGATCGGCGGGTGGGAGAAGACCACGGTGGCGATGTTCTCGTAGTCGAGCTTGCGCTCCGGCATGGCGCCGAAGATCCGGTCCGCCAGACGACGGCCTGCGGCGATTGCCACCGGCGTGAGCTCCACGCGGCCGCTGACATCGCCGATGGCGTAGATGCCTTCGACGTTGGTGTTCTGATAGGCGTCGGTGAGGATCACCCCCGCTTCGCCCGTCTCCACGCCGGCCGCCTCCAGGCCGAGGCCCTCCACCAGCGGTTCGCGGCCGATCGCCCACAGCAGGCAATCGATCCCCTCCACCTGGCTGCCATCGGCCACGGTGATCGTCCGCTTACCCTGCGCGTCTTCGGCCACCCGCTGAATGGCGCTGTGGGTACACAGCTCGACGCCCGCACGACGCAGTTCGTCCGCCAGATGCTCGCGAATCAGCGGATCGAACTCGCGCAGGACACCGTCGTAGCGCACCATCAGACTCACCTGGCTGCCGAGCCCGGCCAGCACACCGGCGAGTTCGACGGCGATGTAGCCTGAGCCGGCCACCACCACCCGTTGCGGGCGTTCGGCCAGTTCGAAGAACCCGTCCGACGTGATCCCCAAGTCGGCTCCCGGGATGGTGGGTACGCGGGGGCGACCACCTGTGGCGAGCACGATGTGCGGCGCCGTGAAACGCCGCCCCGCCGCCTCCACCGTGCGCGCGTCGACCAGATGCCCCCAGCCGTTGACGGTTTCGATGTCGAGCTTCGTCAGGTTGTTGGCGTAGATATCGTTCAGACGCGCCACGTAGGCGTCGCGGCCGGACTTCAGCGTCGGCCAATCGTGGCTGAAGCCTTCGACGGAAAACCCGTAGCCGGCAGACTCGTGGATTTGATGCGCGAGATCTGACGCATGCCACATGACCTTTTTCGGGACGCAGCCCACGTTGACGCAGGTGCCGCCGAGGCGTCCGCCTTCGATGGCCACGACACGCGCGCCCCGACGCGCCGCGCGCTGGGCGCACGCGAGCCCCCCGCTGCCGCCGCCGACCACGATCAGATCATATGTTTCCGCCGTCATGAATTCGTTCTCCGAGAATGATTTGCCGACCCCTGGGCGCGAAGCCGAAGGTGGCGCGCTACACTGCGTGGGTTAGGCCGGGCTTAACGAAGGCGCATCAGCCTACACCCATCCCCGCGTGCGCGCGTGATCACAACGATAGGCGCAGAGCATGACCACCTCTCCCCAGACCAACCCGCTGCTGCAGATCGACACCCTGCCCGACTTTCAGCGCATTGGGGCGGAGCACGCGATTCCGGCCGTGGATCACCAACTCCAACGCAACCGTTCGCTGATCGCTGAACTGCAGGCGACGGACGCCACGGGCGACGATGCGAGTGCGCTGTTCGCCCGCGTGGTCGTGCCCCTCGAGCGAGCACGGCAAGAGCTCAGCCGCGTGTGGTCGCCGGTGAGTCACCTCAACGCGGTGATGAACACGCCCGCGATGCGCGAGGCCTACAACGCCTGCCTCGCCAAGCTCACGGCCTACGAGACGGAGCTGCAGCAGAACGAGACCCTCTGCACCCTCTACAAGGAAGTGCTGGAGCGTGATACCGCCGAGGGCGGCGTGCTGGGCAGCGATCAAAAACGCTTGGTGGCGGATGCCGTGCGGGATTTCCGCCTGAGTGGCGTGGACCTTCCCGCCGAGAGCAAGGCGCGCTTCAGCGATCTCATGCGCGATCTCACGGCCGCCCAGTCACGCTTCGAAGAGAACGTGCTGGATGCCACCAACGCGTTCTATCACGTGGTCACCGACAAGCAGGAGCTCGACGGTTTGCCGGATCACGCGATCACACGCGCCGCCGCCCAGGCCGCCGCGGCGGGCGATGGTCCGGGGTGGCGCTTCGTGCTCGACCTGCCCACGTACCAAACCATCGTCAAACACGCCAACAGCGAAGGCCTGCGCAAGCTCTTCTACGAAGCGTGGTCCACCCGCGCCTCAGACCAGGGGCCGCACGCAAATCAGTGGGACAACACCCCGCTGATGGGCAAGATCCTGCGCCTTCGTAGCGAGATCGCCTCGATCACCGGCTTCGACACCTTCGCCGACTACTCCCTGGCCACCAAGATGGCCGATACGGTTGACCAGGTCATCGACTTCCTCGAAGACCTCGCCGCCCGCAGCCTGCCCGCCGGGCGCAGCGAGTTCCGGTCGCTGGTCGGGCACGCCGGCCAACCGCTGCAAGCCTGGGATGTCGCCTGGGTGGCGGAACAGGTGCGTCGTCAACGGTTCGATATCAGCGACGAGATGTTGCGGCCCTACTTCCCGCTGGAGAAGGTGGTGCAGGGCATGTTCGACCTGGTCGCCAAGCTGTTCGATATTCGCATTCGCCACGACCAGAGCGTTCGTTGCTGGCACGATGATGCCCGCTACTACGTGCTCGAGGATGCCGATGGCAAGGCGCGCGGCGGCTTCTACGTCGATCTCTTCGTGCGCCCGGACAAACGCAGCGGCGCATGGATGGACACCTGCGTGGTCCGTGCCGAGCTCCAGGGCCGCACCGAGCTTCCCGTCGCTTACCTGGTGTGCAACTTCACCCCGCCCAACGGCGACCGCCCGGCACAGCTCTCGCACAATGAGGTGCTCACCCTCTTCCACGAGTTCGGCCATTCGCTGCATCACATGATGACGCGCGTCGCCTACCCGAGCCACTCGGGCATCAACGGGGTGCCGTGGGATGCGGTGGAGCTGCCGAGTCAGTTCCTCGAGAACTTCGTGTGGGATCGGGAAGTGATCGGCATGATCAGCGGGCACGTCGATACCGGCGAGCCCCTCACCGAAGCGCTGCTCGACCGCCTGATTGCCTCTCGCACCTTCAACGCTGGCATGGCGATGCTCCGCCAGCTGGAGTTCGCCCTGTTCGACATACGCCTGCACTCGCTGGCCCCTCCAGCGGAGGGCGATGAGGGGCGCTGCATCGCGCACACGCTGACGGCGGTGCGCGAGGCCGTCTCGGTGGTGCCTGTGCCGGCATTCAACCGCTTCCCCTGCAGCTTCTCGCACATCTTCGCGGGCGGCTACGCCGCCGGCTACTACAGTTATAAGTGGGCCGAGGTGCTCTCCGCGGATGCCTACTCGGCCTTCGAGGAAGAAGGGGTGCTGAACGTACCCACGGGACAGCGCTGGCTGGAGAACGTGCTCGAGGTGGGCGGCACGCGCGATGCGATGGACGCCTTCGTCGGTTTTCGGGGTCGCCCGCCCACATCGGATGCATTGCTGCGCCACAGCGGACTGGCCAACTAGGGAATGCCCTGTAGTTGCGCCGACAAACACTTGTGCACCATGGCCCAACTCGGGTGAAACTGTGACCGAGCACACAGTTTCACCGGAAAGTGGATCGTAGGCTTCGTGTTTACATAGATTTCCGCGCCGAACGGGTCCACCTCAGCGCAACGGTATTTCTCAGGACGCTTGTTGGATACACCCAGGCAATTCGGCAACGAGATGGACGTGACCGGCACCGTCAAGGTGAGTTCGGCATCGTCCGTGCGTACGGCCGTCAGCCAGATCCTCCAGGAACTTTATCCTGCCAGCGATCTCAGCCTCCTCGCGCGGGCCTTCGACGATTTCGAACAAATCTTCCGTGGCCAGGTTGCCGGCTATCGCGGCTGCAAAACCGTCTACCACGACATGCAGCACACGCTCGACATGACCCTCGCCATGGCGCGGCTCATCGGCGGCCACGATCGCACCCACGAGGGCGAGGAGCGCTTCGGCAGCCGCCTGGCTATCGTCGGCATCACCTGCGCCCTGTTCCATGACTCGGGCTACATCCTGCGCGCGGGCGACCGCGGCACCTCCGGCGCTGAGTACACCACCACCCACGTCTCCCGCGGCGCCCAGTTCGTCGAGGGTTACCTGGTGGGCGTCGGCCTCGCCGAGTACGCGGTGGCAGCCAACTACATCGTGCACATGACGGGCTACGAGGCGACACCGGACGACGATGCCTTCACCGACCCTCGCTTCCGTGTGGTCGGTAACCTGCTCGGCACGGCGGACCTCATGGCGCAGATGGCGGACCGCTGTTATCTGGAGAAGTGTCGCGACCGGCTCTTCCCGGAGTTCGTGCTCGGCGGTCTCGTCGGCACCGGCAAGGACGGCGCGCCCATGCAGTTTCGCTCCGGTCACGACCTGTTGAAAGAGACGCCGAAGTTCTTCGAGCAGATCTTCCGCGATCGCCTGAACAGCGAGTTCAACCGCTCCTATCACCTCTTCGAAGCCTGGTTCGACGGCGAGAACCCCTACCTCGACGCCATCGTCAAGAACGCCCGCTTCCTGCAGAAGGTGCTGCAGAACGACAGCTGGGAGCTCCTACGCCGCAAACCGCCGCTGATCACCTCAGACGAGGAGTCGCTGGAGGAAACCAATCGCCTGGCCGTGAAGCGCTTGCGAGAGATGCTGACCAAAGACGCCCAGGGCGGCAGCGGCAGCACGCGAGCGGCGACCTAGCCGACTCAGTAGGTGCCATCAGCACCTCACGCCGACCGACTTTCTCTCCACCCGCACCGTTTTCGCGTAAGCACCTGGACGCGCGCACTCCTCACACTGACATGTATCACTCATCACGCCTGAGGAGATCATCATGTCATCCCGACTCCACGCCACCGGTCTATTCTCGCTAGCACTCTGCTTGTCGGCCACAGCCGCCAGCGCCGCCACCCTGCCCTTCATCAACGAGCTGCACTACGACAACAGCGGTGGTGACGAGGGCGAGGGTGTGGAGCTGCTGGCACGAGCGGGCACGCAACTCACCGACTGGACCCTCGTGCTCTACAACGGCAGCAACGGGGCGGTGTACGACACGATCGCCCTGGACGGCGAAATCGAGGCCCAGAGTGAGGGCCTGGGCGCGCGCTTCTTCGCCCTTCCCGGAATGCAGAACGGCCCCGACGGCATCGCCTTGGTAGCGCCAGATGCCACGGTCGTTCAGTTCCTGAGCTACGAAGGCAGCTTCCTCGCCACCGACGGCCCGGCGGCGACGATGCTCAGCCTCGATATCGGGGTGGCGCAGGGCACGGACACGGCCCTTGGCACCTCCTTACAGCTGGTCGGGAGCGGCCGTAGCGCCGAGGACTTCGACTGGATCGCCGGCGCGGCCGCGAGCTACGGCGCTCTCAACGTGGGTCAGGAGATCACTGCCGTCCCCCTGCCCGGCAACCTCGCCCTGCTCAGCAGTGCCTTTGTAGGACTGCTCGGGCTGCGGCGCAGACGCGTGGCCGCTGCGGCGTCACCTATTGGCGCCGCAGGGGCATGAAGCTCCAGCAAAGGGCGCGCCAGGCAAGCCACAGCAAGAGAACGGGAATGAGCACCGTCTCCAGCAGGAAGCTCGCGGTGAGCGTCACCACCTGAGAGGCCGCGCCGCCGAGTAGGGCGCGGGCGCGCTCGATCCGCTGGCCGACATCCAGCGACTCGAAACGCTCACCGACGTAGTTGCCGAGGCGCTCGAGGAGAGACTCGTCCCTGGGCACTGGCGTCGCCTGCTCCTCCACCTCTTGGGCCAGCACGGCCACCTCGTCCGCCGTGTCCATCAATACCTGCGTGGCCTGTTCCTGCTCCGCCTCCAGGAACAGGCCGGAGATTCCGCTCGTCACCAGGAGCAGGGCGGGCACCACCAGGCGAGTGAAGAGTAACGTTAGGGCGATGCGTTGCGTCGCTGCACGCGCACGGGGACCACCCAGGCGGGGTTGCCATACCCCGAGCAGCAGCACGGCGATGGCGAAGGCAACCACTAGGTCGAAGGGCCACCACGCAGCCATGCGCAGGAGCGCCGACTCGATGCCCAAGGCCACCCCACTCGCCAGCATGACCCAGGAGAAGCGTTCGATGAGGTCGTTGACCGGGTCCAGGAGCTGACCAGGCGCCAGCGTCACCCCGACGCCTGCGGGCTGCAGCGCCACCTCCGTCTCCTGCACCACGGAGATCACGCCGTTCAGGCTTCTCGCCACCCCGTAGGTCAACATCGCCCGTGCCAGGGCCGCCTCTGCGTAGCGGCCGGCGGGTCGATCAAGCGCACCCGAAACGGATAGGGCGAGCACGGCGAGCAGGACCACGCTCGATAGCACGCGTGTGGAGAAGGACCACGCCGGATCCGATGCCGAAGCGTCCCGCGTCAAGGCTGTCCTCCTCCCCCTGGCTCACCCAGTCGCCGCCCGTGCACCGAGAGCCGATGCCCTACAAGGGTACCGCCATGCGCCGCAGCGCGCTTGTTCGCTATCCGCGCATTGATTAACCTGCAGGTAATTCTCGCCTCCTGATGAGTTGCATGTCTGCCTACACACCCCTTGGGCAGCCCCCACGGTCCGCCTGGGGCCGGCGCCGACGACTCACACTCCTCGCCGTACTCACGCTCGCCTGCACGTGGCTCGCCGGGTGCGACCGGGAAGGCTCCGCACAAGACGACCTGCGGGTTTACCGTCATGCGCTGGACAACAAGGTCGACAACGTCGATCCGGCGCGCGCGGCGACTGTCTACGCCAATCATTTGGTCCTCAACCTCTACGACACGCTGTATGCGTATCGCTACCTGGCCCGGCCCTACCAACTGAAGCCGAACCTGGCGACGGCCATGCCCGAGGTGACGGCCGACGGCCTGACCTACACGATTCGCATTCGCGAGGGCGTGTACTTCATCGACGATGCCGCCTTCGTCGACAGCGACGGCCGTGGCCGCGAGGTCACGGCGGCGGACGTCGTGTACTCGATCGAGCGGCAGCTGGACCCCGAGACCAACTCCCAGGGTGACTGGCTCTGGCGAGGCCGCGTGGAGCGACTGGAGGCGGTGGATCGCTACACCCTGCGCATCCACCTGACCAAACGATTCCCTCAGCTGCCTCATACGCTGGCCCAGGGCTTCTCCGCCGTGATGGCGCGTGAAGCGGTCGAGTACTACGGCGAGCAGATCGGCGTACACCCGGTAGGCTCCGGTCCCCTCACGCTGAAATCCATCGATGCACAGCGCGCCGTGCTCCTCGCCAATTCCACCTACCGGCGTGAAGCGGTCGATCTCGAAGCCGAGGGCTACGACCCCGCGATTCACGGCGCCTACGGCCTCGAGGTGATCGAGGGGCAGGTACCCCCCTTTGTCGATCGCCTCGAAATCTGGTTCATCCCCGAAGACCAGGCCCGCTGGAGCTCCTTCCGCAAGGGCAACGAGGTGCACTACGCGCGGGCCACCAACGACACCATGGAGGACACCTACCGCGAGGCGTACAAGACGGGCGTGATAGAGGATGGGCACTTGCTCGACTACCGCGCCCTCGTGAGCGCCGCCCCCGAGGTCATCTACCACACCTTCAATTTCGACTTCGATGAGATCGGCTACCACGCCGATCCCGAGCGAGAGGAACGCAACCGCTTGCTCCGCTGCGCCCTGGTCAATACCTACGATTGGCAGGCGCGCAACGAGGCTTATCACAGCGGCACCGCCGAGATCTTCTCCGGCGTGCTACCACCCACCGTGCCCGAGTTCGACCCCTCAGCCACCCTCGCCTACGTGACCCGGGATACGGACCTCGCCCGCGACTACCTGCGCCGAGGGGACTGGCGCGAAGACAACCTCCCGGAGATCGTTTACGGCTTCAATGGCACCAGCACGCAACAGCAGTATTTCGAACAGTTCCGCGCATGGTCTGCGGAGATCGGCTACCCCCTGAGCAAAGTCTTACCAAAGCGATTCGGTAGCTTCGCAGATTTCGCCAACGCCATTCGCAGCAGTGACCTGATGATGTCCTACAAGTCATGGTCCCTCGACTACCCCGACGCCGAGAACATGCTGCAGGCCTACTACGGGCCGAACCGGGCACCGGGCTCCAACGACGCCAACTACGCCAACGATCACTACGACGCCCTCTACGAACTCGCCTCCACCATGGCGGAGGGCCCGGAGCGCACGGCGATCTTCCGCGAGATGAACCAGATGCTGATCGACGACTGTGCGGTCATCGCGGGCATGGCACGTACGCAGCTGCTCATGTGGCACGAGGACGTGATCTACTTCCCTGACCGCAACATCGTCGGTGGGTTCTCCCTCAAGTACGTGAGCCTCGGAGCCCCGCGCCCGCGCGCTGCCTCGAGCGAATGAAACCATGAGGCTCGGCGCCTTTCTCCTTCGCCGTCTCGTGGCGAGCGTGCCTCTGCTCCTGGGCGTGACCTTCCTCAGCTTCCTGCTGATGGTCTACTTCGGTCCCGATATGTCCCTCGTGCTGGCCGGTAAGAACCCGACCGCGCAGGACATCGAAGCCCTGCGCCGCTCCCTCGGCTACGACCAGCCGCTGCTCACCCGCTACGCCACCTACCTCGCGAGTCTCCTACGCTTCGATCTGGGCACCTCGATCCACGGTGAGCGGGTCGCTGGCATCCTCGCGCGCACCGTGCCCGTCTCCATCGCCCTCGTGCTGCCCGGTTTTCTGCTGGGAAATGCGCTGGGGTTGGGCGCGGCCCTGGTGGCTGCGCGCTACCGCGGCCGCTGGCCGGACCGAGCCCTCATGGGGGTCGCCGTGGCGGCGATGAGCGTGAGCTTCCTGATCGTGGTGATCTTCGCCCAGCTGATGCTGTCCTCGCGCGCGGGGCTCAACCTGTTCCCGGTGCAGGGATGGATCGTCGACGACGTCGGCGACTACCTCTACTACGTGACCGTGCCGACCTTCGCC from Pseudomonadota bacterium encodes the following:
- a CDS encoding ABC transporter substrate-binding protein, producing MSAYTPLGQPPRSAWGRRRRLTLLAVLTLACTWLAGCDREGSAQDDLRVYRHALDNKVDNVDPARAATVYANHLVLNLYDTLYAYRYLARPYQLKPNLATAMPEVTADGLTYTIRIREGVYFIDDAAFVDSDGRGREVTAADVVYSIERQLDPETNSQGDWLWRGRVERLEAVDRYTLRIHLTKRFPQLPHTLAQGFSAVMAREAVEYYGEQIGVHPVGSGPLTLKSIDAQRAVLLANSTYRREAVDLEAEGYDPAIHGAYGLEVIEGQVPPFVDRLEIWFIPEDQARWSSFRKGNEVHYARATNDTMEDTYREAYKTGVIEDGHLLDYRALVSAAPEVIYHTFNFDFDEIGYHADPEREERNRLLRCALVNTYDWQARNEAYHSGTAEIFSGVLPPTVPEFDPSATLAYVTRDTDLARDYLRRGDWREDNLPEIVYGFNGTSTQQQYFEQFRAWSAEIGYPLSKVLPKRFGSFADFANAIRSSDLMMSYKSWSLDYPDAENMLQAYYGPNRAPGSNDANYANDHYDALYELASTMAEGPERTAIFREMNQMLIDDCAVIAGMARTQLLMWHEDVIYFPDRNIVGGFSLKYVSLGAPRPRAASSE
- a CDS encoding ABC transporter permease, with translation MRLGAFLLRRLVASVPLLLGVTFLSFLLMVYFGPDMSLVLAGKNPTAQDIEALRRSLGYDQPLLTRYATYLASLLRFDLGTSIHGERVAGILARTVPVSIALVLPGFLLGNALGLGAALVAARYRGRWPDRALMGVAVAAMSVSFLIVVIFAQLMLSSRAGLNLFPVQGWIVDDVGDYLYYVTVPTFALVFVTVGYNARFYRAVLVEELSRDYVRTARAYGASPSRVLTAEALRNCAIPIITRIVFSIPLVVISGSLVLEQYFGIPGIGEATHDAIHSGDQPVLNAVVALTAVAFVLVQTLADAAYATFDPRVSLK